From the genome of Leptodactylus fuscus isolate aLepFus1 chromosome 1, aLepFus1.hap2, whole genome shotgun sequence, one region includes:
- the CHRNA9 gene encoding neuronal acetylcholine receptor subunit alpha-9, which translates to MKTGSTILYGLTWLISTVLDLRGVDSAKGKYAQMLFRDLFEDYSNALRPVEDTDRALNVTLQITLSQIKDVDERNQILTAYIWIRQSWYDAYLVWDKDEYDGLDSIRIPSNMVWRPDIVLYNKADDEFSEPVNTNVVLRYDGKITWDSPAITKSSCVVDVSYFPFDHQQCNLTFGSWTYNGNQVDIINAMDTGDLSDFVENVEWEMQGMPAVKNVITYGCCSEPYPDVTFTLILKRRSSFYIFNLLIPCVMISFLAPLGFYLPADSGEKVSLGVTVLLALTVFQLMVAESMPPSESVPLIGKYYIATMTMITASTALTIIIMNIHLCGAEAKPIPQWARVIILDYMSKIFFVYDVGENCTTPRDDSDTISQDSVRTYNDYEREQDVYDTLKRPLSIRTDFVCDFDINAKLNGHHDGNKAVLDQPYCSHCVHYRSLANNIEYITNWYREQKSISAKGMEWKKVAKVMDRFFMWVFFSMVFFMSILIIAKAV; encoded by the exons ATGAAGACTGGTTCAACTATCCTGTACGGGTTAACATGGCTTATCTCTACAGTCCTGGATCTGAGAG GTGTAGACTCAGCAAAAGGAAAGTACGCCCAGATGTTGTTTCGAGACTTATTTGAAGATTACTCCAACGCACTAAGACCAGTGGAAGATACTGACAGAGCATTAAATGTTACACTTCAGATTACACTGTCTCAGATCAAAGATGTG GATGAAAGGAATCAGATATTAACAGCATACATCTGGATTAGGCAGAGCTGGTACGATGCTTACTTAGTATGGGACAAAGATGAGTATGATGGCCTGGATTCAATCCGTATTCCGAGCAACATGGTATGGAGACCAGATATAGTCCTGTATAACAA GGCAGACGATGAATTTTCCGAGCCAGTGAATACAAATGTCGTTCTCAGATACGATGGAAAAATCACATGGGATTCTCCAGCTATAACCAAAAGCTCCTGTGTAGTGGACGTCTCCTATTTCCCCTTTGACCACCAACAATGTAACCTGACCTTTGGCTCGTGGACCTACAATGGTAATCAGGTGGACATTATAAATGCCATGGACACGGGGGACCTTTCAGACTTTGTGGAAAATGTGGAGTGGGAAATGCAGGGTATGCCAGCAGTGAAGAACGTCATAACTTATGGCTGCTGCTCCGAGCCCTACCCTGATGTCACCTTCACGTTGATCCTTAAGCGGAGATCTTCCTTCTATATTTTTAACCTGTTAATACCCTGCGTCATGATTTCTTTCCTGGCTCCTCTAGGCTTCTATCTTCCTGCAGATTCAGGAGAAAAAGTTTCCTTGGGAGTGACTGTTCTGCTGGCCCTTACTGTCTTTCAGTTAATGGTGGCAGAAAGTATGCCCCCCTCCGAAAGTGTGCCATTAATAG GTAAATATTATATCGCCACCATGACTATGATCACAGCGTCTACAGCTCTAACAATCATCATCATGAACATACATCTTTGCGGAGCAGAAGCAAAGCCCATCCCCCAGTGGGCCAGGGTCATCATACTTGACTACATGTCTAAAATATTTTTCGTGTATGATGTTGGCGAGAATTGCACCACACCGCGAGATGACAGTGACACCATTTCTCAGGACAGCGTTCGTACCTATAATGATTATGAGAGAGAACAGGATGTCTATGACACATTGAAGCGCCCCCTTTCTATAAGAACAGACTTTGTATGTGACTTTGACATCAATGCTAAGCTCAACGGCCACCATGATGGAAACAAGGCAGTGTTAGATCAGCCATACTGtagccactgtgtacattacagatCCCTGGCCAATAACATTGAATACATTACTAACTGGTATCGGGAACAGAAGTCAATTAGTGCCAAGGGGATGGAGTGGAAGAAGGTGGCCAAGGTGATGGATCGATTCTTCATGTGGGTCTTCTTTAGCATGGTCTTCTTTATGAGTATTTTAATTATTGCAAAGGCAGTGTAA